One Halobacterium wangiae genomic window, GGGTATCAACCTCCAGGCGGCGGTCGCGGGGATGACGACGATGCGGGAGTACGGCTTCTTCGAGAACTGGGACCTCGAGACGCGCGAGGCGGCTCTGGAGACGTCGACCCAGGACGAGTCGGACACCGAGGAAGGATCCGCCATAGAGGAATCGCCCATAGCGGAGTCGTCCCGGGAAGAGTCGTCGTAGCGGAGTCCAAGGACCGGCAGTGACTGACTCGTGAGAACGAGCGCCGACCTGGCCGGCGCTACGTCTCGAACTCGAAGCGCGCGCCGCCGTCCTCGCTCTCTCCGAGCGACACCGACCAGCCGTGGTTCTCCGCGATGTTCTCCACGATGGCGAGGCCGAAGCCCGTGCCGTCCGCCGCCGTGGTGTACCCCATCTCGAAGACGTCCTCGCGCTCGTCGTCGGGGATGCCCGGTCCGTCGTCCGCGACGAAGAACCCCTCGCGGTCCTCGAGGGGGCTGACCCGAATCCGAACGCCCGTCTCCGCCTCGGCGACCGAGCCGTCGAGTTGCGTCTGGGCGACCGGCGGCGAGGCGTGCTCGACGGCGTTGCGGAAGAGGTTCTCGAGCAGTTCCTGGAGTCGGCCGCGGACCGCCTCCACGGTCACGCCCTCGAGGTCGAGACTGAGTTGGGCGTCGCCCGTGTCGACGGAGTCCCACGCGGAAATCGCGGCGACCTGCAACGCCACCTCGTCGGTGTCGCGGCCCGCCGTCCCGTCGCGGGCGAGCGCGAGCAGTTCCTCGAGGATCTCGTCGATCCGGTCGAGAGACCCCTCGACGCGGTCCAGCGCATCGTCGTCCTCGTGCTGCCGGTACTGCTCGAGCCAGCCGGTGGCGACGTTGAGCGGACTCCGGAGGTCGTGGCTGACAACGCTGGCGAACTCGTTGAGCCGTTCGTTCCGGGCCTCGAGTTCGCGCTCGCGGCGCTTGCGCTCGGTGACGTCCCGGAGGACGCCGATGGTGCCACGGAACTCCTCGTCGAACGGACGGAGCGCGAGGTGGCACTCGACGACGTGGGCCTCGTCGGCGTCCGTCGGGTAGGCGTGGAACTCGAACTTTCCCTTCGTGACGCCGCCCGCGGAGAGCAGTTCGCCGACGGTCTCCTCGTAGCGCG contains:
- the gvpM gene encoding gas vesicle protein GvpM: MDPNKERDHAIVDVLDVLLREGAMIQADVLVTVADIPLVGINLQAAVAGMTTMREYGFFENWDLETREAALETSTQDESDTEEGSAIEESPIAESSREESS